The genomic stretch ATTGCCCGTGTCGAATGGCAGGATCAATGATGGGGGGAAGTTCTATCGTATTGGCGTAGCTAAGTGCACTAAAAGAGCAAGATGCGACCAGGGCGAGGCGAAGCAGATATTTCACAAGACAATCCATATACTTACAATTTGCAACAATGATACGCAGAGCCTATGTAATCGTCCAACAATGAATGACGCTGGTATGATGGGGTTTTCCCTAGCCTGTATGTCTTATGGATCGCGATATCACGCTTAATATTGCTCAGCAACACCCCGATATGCGGGTCAGATTTTTGTTATCAAAAATCCTTAAACATCAAATTTATTCGGAACGAAAAAGCCGCCGACTCAAACGAACGACTTATATTCTGAAGTTCTCAATGCTGGCTCTCGCGGCTGTCTCAACCGTGGTGCTGGGCTTAGACAGCGCAATGTTGATACCACACGCGAAAAATATTGCGCTGATTTTGGGCGCCATCATGACTTTGCTGGGCGGCATTGCCAGTTTTTTAAATATTGAAGAATATTGGATGCGCAATAACGCGATTCATTTACGCCTGAAATCGCTGCGCGATCGCTTGGTTTATCTCACCGCTGATTTGCAGCAGATTGAAGAGCAAGCTTTGCATGCCTTGATTAATGATTACCAAGCGATTACCGAGAGCAATATCAATTATTGGCATGAAGCGATTGCGGAAAGGAATGCAGCCTAAGTGATGACGATTTGGTATAAAAAACGCCGCATTTACAAATACACGCTGGCCCACCCCTGCGTAATTCAACTGCAATTACACCCTGAGCAGGATATTGCAACACCTTTTATTAGCTTGAATCGCCAAGGGCAATTGGCACTAGCCGCCAATTATGCGTGGGATGGTGCCAGCGGCCCCATGCCAGATCTGCCATCGGTGATGCGCGGCGCGCTAGCGCATGATGCTTTGTATCAATTGATGCGCGATGGACACCTTGATGCACAGCACTATCGGCAACAGGCTGACGCTGTCCTGCGCCAACTTTGTCTTGCCGATGGCATGAATACCTTGCTAGCGGCTTGGGTGTATTTTTGCGTGCGCCAATTTGGTGCTCGTTACGCGCAATCAGATTTGAGAGCAATTTCAAATAGCCATACACCCAATGGTATTGAGCGAAATATCAATACCAATGAAGCTTATCGCAACATACCCCTTAGCAAATAATCGCCTGCGTCTTGATGCTCTAATGGGCGGCTAAACCAGTAGCCTTGCACAAATTGCACGCCCTGCTCGTTTAGCCACTGCGCCTCTGCTTCGGTTTCAACACCTTCAGCCACAACCTCAAGCTGCAAAGCATGGGCAAGATCAACGAGGGCACGGCACACCTGTTGGTGCGCTTGATTATCTTGCACGTTTTGAATTAGGCTGCGGTCAAATTTCAGCTTCGACAAAGACATACGGGATAATTGGGCCAAGTTCGAATAACCAGTACCAAAATCATCCATATGCACCGCAATCCCGGCACGAGTTAATGTACGCAACGATTGCAAAGACGCCATTTGCATAATGGTGGATTCAGTGAGTTCAAGCTCAATTTTATCTTGTAAAAAATACGGTAGGCGGCGCACACGCTGTATCACTGAATCGGCAAAATCAAGATGCGTTAATTGCAAGGCAGAAACATTGACAGAAACAGGTACCACAGGCAGTCCTTGCTCGGCCCACAGTTGCACTTGCGTGATGGCTTGATCTAAAGCCCAATCGCCAATGGCGGCAATAATGCCGGTTTGTTCGGCGAACGGAATAAAATCAGCGGGGCTAACTTCCCCGCGCTCTGGCTGATGCCAGCGGATTAAAGCTTCAAAACCAATCAGTTGTTTATCACTAAGTCGCACCTGCGGCTGATAGACCAAGCGAAATTGCTGATGCGCCAAGGCTTGGCGTAATTCGCGCTCCAACTCCAGTTGCAATACTGCTGAGGTGGCCATCGCCGATTGAAAAACGCTAATCTTACCGCGCCCTTCCGATTTACCCTGATACAGCGCGATATCAGCATGCTTAATCAGTTGACCCGCCGTGCTGCCATCTTGCGGATACAACACCCGTCCAGCGGTAAATCCAAGCAAGAACTCCAACTCTTCAATGCGAATAGGTTCACTCAAAAAGCCAAGTAATTGATCATCAATGTGCTGCAACTGGCTTTGCGGTGCCAAGATGACAAACTCATCGCCGCCCAAGCGAAAAACCTGCTCTGATAGGCGTTGCAGACGCTGAGCCACTTGCAGCAAGGCACTATCTCCAGCTGCGTGGCCGAGCGCATCGTTGATGCGCTTGAAATGGTCGAGATCAATTAACCAAAGGGCAAAACCCAAGCCATTCTCAATCCAGACTGCTAGTTGTTGTTCAAGATAGCTGCGGTTGAATAACTGTGTGAGCGGATCGTGCCAAGCCAGCCACTGCAGTTGCTCCTGTGCCTGTTTACGATCGCTAATATCGCGCGCAATGCCTGCGGTACCAATAATATGCCGACCTTCATACACCGGCACTTTAATAAGCTCCATCCAGCGCTTGCCATCAATCACATGATCGAATGGATGTTCAGCTCGAATGGCTTCACCTGATTGAATAATTTTTTGATCATCGGCTTTATATTGTTCAGCCAGGTGCGGGGGAGATAGATAAAAGTCATCTTTACCGATTAACTGTTTAGCATCACTCACTTGCCAGATATCGCAAAATGCGCGATTGACGACAACAAAGCGTCCGTCCACATCTTTGGCCCATGCCAAATCGGGAATGCTATCGACCAGCGCCTGATAGCGCTGACGCAAACGTCGTGCGCGCAGTGCATAAATCAATAAAGCGACACAAAGCGCGATGCTCAACGCCAACCACCAAATCATTCGGGCCCCGATCATAATGAGATTCTGATGTACGGTTTTATCATAAACAAAGCTAGGATGCTGCTTGATAAAAAACCGCAAAAAATGCTGACAAAACGACACTTAAGCACGCTTTACTCAATGATGTAGAGCTAAATAACCATCATTAATGTGCGCTTTACGATCAAGACCCCCACCGCCAAACATGGATGACCAGTGATGTTTGGCGTTACAATGCCAGATTGTGTTCGAGATTTCATCATGCTCAGTTATCGCCACGCCTTTCACGCCGGCAACCACGCCGACGTGCTCAAACATGCCGTTGAAGTTTTATTGCTCGACTATTTGAATCAGAAGGAAAAACCGTGGTGGTATATCGATACGCATGCAGGCGCCGGCGTGTATTCGCTGACCGAAGGCTATGCCACCAAAAATGCCGAATTTGAAACCGGCATTGCCCGCATTTGGCAACGCAATGACTTACCCGAGGCGCTGAAAAAATACGTTAAAGTCGTGAAAGACCTCAACGCAGGGCAAGATCAGCTCATGTTCTACCCCGGCTCGCCCTTTGTGGCGCAAGCTTTGCAGCGCTTTGACGATAAATTGCGCTTGTTCGAGCTGCACACCAACGACGCCAAATTGCTGGCAGACAACTTTGCCAGCGCAGGCAAAAAAGCGCAGGTCGTCCACGCCGATGGTTTTGCCAGCATCAAAGGCGTGCTGCCACCGCCTCCTCGCCGCAGCTTGATGCTGATCGATCCACCGTATGAAGACAAACACGATTACGTCCGCGTCGCCGATACGATGAAACTGGCACTCGAGCGCTTTGCCACTGGCGTGTATGCGATCTGGTACCCGCAACTGGCGCGCGTTGAAGTCAAAGAAATGCTCGATAAATTGAAGAAAACCCCAGCCAAAGGCTGGCTGCACGTTAGCTTAACCGTTCAATCGCCTAGTCTGGATGGCTTTGGCATGCACGGCTCGGGCATGTTTGTGTTTAACCCGCCGTGGACTTTGGCGAGTGAATTAGAAACCATCATGCCGTATCTGGTGAAACACCTTGGATTAGATAGCGGTGCGCGCTATACCCTCGAACATCACAGCGCCTAATCAATCAAGCGAACGAGTGAGCAGCAATAAAAAAGCCCCGAATCGGGGCTTAATGTGATGGTCAGCCAGAACCAGCCCCTGCTGGCGTAAGCTGTAGGGGCTGTTTTCTTTTCTGGCGAGGAGATCATCATGGCAACTGCAACTTTGATTGGGCTTGATATTGGCAAACACACTTTTCACGCTATCGCACAGGATGTGGCAGGGCACGTTCTCTACAAGCGCCAATTCACCCGCACAGGCTTGATCGAGTTTCTTGCGACGCATCCACCTTGCCGTATTGTGATGGAAGCGTGCGCCGGTGCGCACTGGCTGGCGCGCAAACTCATCGAATTCGGACATCACGCCCAGCTGATTGCCCCTCAGTACATTCGCCCCTTCGTCACAGGCAACAAGAACGACTTCATCGACGCACACGCCATCTGCGAAGCCGCTTGTCGTCCTTCAATGCGCTATGTCGCGATCAAATCAATGCAACAACAAGCTGTTTCGAGCTTGCATCGAATGCGCGAAGCCCGCATGGCCGAGCGGATTCAAACCACCAATCAGATCCATGCTTTGCTACTGGAATTTGGCATCACATTGCCGCTAGGCATGCGTGGTATCCGGCAAGTGCCCACCTTGCTCGCCACACCATCCGATGATTTGCCGGTGATGGTGCGGCAGATCTTGTTGCAGCAGTTCGAGCACGTGCTGTTGCTGGAACGCCTGATTCAGGTGCTCGACCAGCAGATTGCCACTGAGGCACGCAGCAATGATGTCGCCACACGTTTAATGACGATACCCGGCATCGGTCCGATCACCGCCAGCCAACTCGCCGCCGATGCGGGCAACGCCAAAGGATATGGCAAAGCACGGGATTTTGCTGCCTCACTTGGCCTCGTGCCGCGGCAGCATTCGACGGGCGGCAAAGCCAAACTATTGGGCATCAGCAGACGAGGTGACAAGTCGTTGCGACGATTGTTAGTGCAGTGCGCGCACGTGATCATGCTCAACGCGACACGCTGGAACAGTGCGATCGCCGAATGGACGCGAGAATTGATGGTGCGGCGACACGGCAATGTAGTGGCGTGTGCGGTCGCCAACAAATTGGCCCGCGTGGTGTGGGCGATCCTCGCCACAGGGGACGAGTATCACCCGCACCCGCGGACCTTGCATGAAAAACAAACCGCCGGCAGAACCGGCGGTGAGTGAAGCCTGCCTTTGCGCAAGACAGACACTGATGAAGACAAGCGGCCCCACGGCCTGACGACTAACCTGGCAATAAAAACAGTCCATGAGACTGTGGGCTTTTTAAGGATCGTCAGGAGCGGCTCACATCAAGGATCGGGCTATTGAGTCCAACAGAATCCGAATAGATTAGAGCAAGGCTTCAAAGTCATTATTCATCAGTAAATTGTGCTTGCAAAGTTCTGGCTGACCATAGATTTTTATTGGCGGGCAATTGCTATTAAACCAGCGCCAACAACAATGCTGCCGCACGCGCAGGAAGGCGGGCATTATCTGCAACCAACCACACCGTTGCCGTGCAGCCATCGTCCGACAATTGCAATTGATTGGCCCAGATTTTATCGCCGCCAATCGCGTCTTGTGGCGTTGCAATGCCTGCCGCGCCCGTGCCTTGCAAGAAGTATAACGCGGGAGCGGCTGCAATGGCCGCTTCAACTGCAGCCAAAGTTTGCGCCGTCTTAAACTGCACGCTCAAGCTCACCGCATGGCCAAAAAACACCGGAACTCGGCTCACGGTTAAGCTATTAATCGCATGACCCGCAGCCGCTAGCTCGGCATGAATACGCGCCTCTTCACCACGGGCAGCGGTTGGCAAGACATTAAACGCCAAACGTTTTGGATAGCCTGCCAATTCAACTTCTTGCTGCGCAAACAATTGGCGCGTTTGCATCGACAACGCTTCAATCGCTGATTTACCGTCTTCAGACACCGACACCATCGCCGTAGCCGCAATAAACTGCAGCTCCGACAGCGATTTAAATGCGGCAACCGTCGCCGAAATCATCGAGGTTAATACATGCGGCAGGCTAACGATTTGGCCCGCTTGCGGCTTGCCGACTTTCGATTGCGTTGCGCCTGTTAAATCAATCACCGCCACACCGGCTTGCGCAGCCTGCGCTGCGTATTTCGTAGCCAGCTCTGGCGAGCCAACAAAAACGGCGGCCTCGACTGATTTCCAGTCAAACAGATCAACTTCCAGCACCGGCAAAACATGTTCACGCAGCTCGACGGTACCAGCTTCTTCATCGTCAGAAAGTGGATAGAGCGCTTCTAAAGCGATGGGCAATTCACCCAATACATCTAATACGGTTTGAGCTGCGGGGGTATCTGCACCAACTAGCGCAACAGAAATAGCTTTAGACATATACTCACTCCAGGTATTAATAAAAACAAATGCACCCGGATCAGGGGTGCAATTTAATGGCGCATTTTACCTGCTTGCGGGCCAGAACACGAGCCACGATACCTTGCTTGGATTGTTTTTATTGCCCTTGGTTGATTTCTTTGCGCGTAGAGTCAATCAATTTAGCCGCAATCCCAGTATCAGAAAGAATACGCAAGCCATCATTAAAGGTTTTCGCCCAACGTTGGGCATTAGGGTTTTTGCGATCAAAGACCACATGCAGCGGGGCACTCCAATACGCCTGTGATTGACAGCTGATTTTAGCTTGCTCGACCGGTGCAAGATTCCTGGCAATGACATAAGGGCCGACTTCAATATCAATCGGCAACAAATCGATTCGCCCAGCAGCAAGCTTTTTAAAATTACTCACATCGCTATTACTAACATCGGTGCGTAACACGCCAGCTTTGCTGAGCTTATCAAATTCTTCTGAATAAAAATTACCAGCTGTCACGCCCATCGTAAAGCTACTTAGGTCTTCCAGTTTTTTCCACTGGATGACTTTACCGGCTTGCTGACAGAAAACCATACTGAGCGATAACACTGGATTGGAATACACCAAATCTTTTTCGCGCTCCGCATTTTTGGCCCAACCAAAACCGCCGTGGTAAGTACCTTGCCGTACGCCATCAATCGCTCGTTTATTCGGCACATACTCTAATTTAACGTCGATCCCTTTTTGCTCAAAAACCGCGACAACGACACGAGTCAGCAGCCCTTTATGCGGTAAGTTGTCCCCCATATATGGGGGATACTCTTGCAATGTTAAGGTAATCTCTTCAGCGTAGCTCGCCGTAACTGTGCACATTGCGACAACACTGCAAACACCAGCAACAAGCTTTTTCATGACAAACCCCACAATTTTTGCCTGTTAGTACTATAGCAGCGAATCTTACAAACAATAAAAAAAGAGCCTGCACGGCTCTTTTTTATTCAACAGCAGCAATTATTTACATAGGTTTACATTGCCGCCACGACAGCATCACCCATTGCCGAGCAGCCGACCTTGGTCGTACCAGCTTCGTAGATGTCCGCCGTGCGCAGGCCTTGCGCCAATACTTTCTTCACCGCGTTTTCCACTCGTTGCGCTGCAGCTTCGTTGTTAAACGTGTAACGCAACATCATTGCGACTGACAAAATCGTCGCCAATGGATTGGCAACGTCTTTACCGGCGATATCTGGCGCAGAACCGTGGCTAGGCTCGTACAAGCCTTTGTTGTTCGCGTCGAGCGACGCGCTTGGCAACATGCCGATTGAGCCAGTCAACATAGACGCTTCATCCGACAAAATATCGCCAAAGATATTGCCAGTGACGACCACGTCGAACTGTTTTGGCGCTTTCACCAATTGCATCGCGGCGTTATCAACCAACATATGGCTCAGTTCAACGTCTGGATATTCTTTGGCCAGATCAGTCATGATCTCTTTCCAGAATTCAGTCGTTTCCAGTACGTTGGCTTTATCGACCGAACACAGTTTCTTGCCGCGCTTTTGCGCCGCTTGGAACGCCACGTGACCAATGCGGCGAATTTCAGACTCGGCGTACAGCATCGTGTTAAAGCCTTCGCGCTCGCCCGCTTCATTAGTGCGAATACCGCGTGGCTGGCCGAAGTAAATATCGCCAGTCAATTCGCGCACAATCAGGATATCGAGGCCTGAAACCACTTCAGGCTTCAGCGTTGAAGCGTTGGCCAATTCTGGATACAAAATCGCCGGGCGCAGATTGGCAAACAGATTTAAATCTTTACGAATCGCCAGCAGGCCGCGCTCTGGACGCAACGGGCGATCGAGTTTGTCGTATTGCGGGCCACCAACAGCGCCGAGCAAAATCGCATCGGCTTCGCGCGCTAGGTTTTGTGTAAATTCTGGATACGGTGCGCCGTATTGGTCATACGCAGCGCCACCCAATGGGGCTTCTTGCAATTCCAAAGCCAAACCGTCTTTTTGCAATACTTCGAGGACTTTCTTGGCCTGTGCAACAATTTCAGGGCCAATGCCATCACCGGGCAAAATCAATACTTTCATTTTTTATCTCGCAAGCTTTTTAGTGGTATTTATTGATGCACGGGGTATTAAGCCACAAGCCTTATTGAATCGGAGCTAGAACCTTATACCCTAATACACGCATCAGTCTCTACGCTTTATACGTAGAAAAAGAGGGGCAAGCCCCTCTTTTGATGTGTCATGTTCGATTAGAACGATACTTTGTAATCCACATCGCAATCAGTCAATACAATCACGCGTGGGTGCGTTTGCAGCAATGACGCTGGTACTTGCGTGGTGATCGGGCCGTTCAAGGTTGCATCCAAGATTGCCGCTTTTTCAGCGCCCTTCACAACCAACAAGATTGCTTTAGCTTGCATGATTGAGCCCATACCCATCGTTACCGCATGAGTTGGTACATCATCAATGCTGTCGAAGAAGCGTTTGTTGGCTTCGCGAGTTTCTTCTTTCAGCGTTACTTTATAAGTACCGCGCGACAATTGCGTATCTGGTTCGTTAAAGC from Chitinibacter sp. SCUT-21 encodes the following:
- a CDS encoding Asd/ArgC dimerization domain-containing protein translates to MSKAISVALVGADTPAAQTVLDVLGELPIALEALYPLSDDEEAGTVELREHVLPVLEVDLFDWKSVEAAVFVGSPELATKYAAQAAQAGVAVIDLTGATQSKVGKPQAGQIVSLPHVLTSMISATVAAFKSLSELQFIAATAMVSVSEDGKSAIEALSMQTRQLFAQQEVELAGYPKRLAFNVLPTAARGEEARIHAELAAAGHAINSLTVSRVPVFFGHAVSLSVQFKTAQTLAAVEAAIAAAPALYFLQGTGAAGIATPQDAIGGDKIWANQLQLSDDGCTATVWLVADNARLPARAAALLLALV
- a CDS encoding DUF4231 domain-containing protein; this encodes MRVRFLLSKILKHQIYSERKSRRLKRTTYILKFSMLALAAVSTVVLGLDSAMLIPHAKNIALILGAIMTLLGGIASFLNIEEYWMRNNAIHLRLKSLRDRLVYLTADLQQIEEQALHALINDYQAITESNINYWHEAIAERNAA
- a CDS encoding transporter substrate-binding domain-containing protein, which produces MKKLVAGVCSVVAMCTVTASYAEEITLTLQEYPPYMGDNLPHKGLLTRVVVAVFEQKGIDVKLEYVPNKRAIDGVRQGTYHGGFGWAKNAEREKDLVYSNPVLSLSMVFCQQAGKVIQWKKLEDLSSFTMGVTAGNFYSEEFDKLSKAGVLRTDVSNSDVSNFKKLAAGRIDLLPIDIEVGPYVIARNLAPVEQAKISCQSQAYWSAPLHVVFDRKNPNAQRWAKTFNDGLRILSDTGIAAKLIDSTRKEINQGQ
- the leuB gene encoding 3-isopropylmalate dehydrogenase codes for the protein MKVLILPGDGIGPEIVAQAKKVLEVLQKDGLALELQEAPLGGAAYDQYGAPYPEFTQNLAREADAILLGAVGGPQYDKLDRPLRPERGLLAIRKDLNLFANLRPAILYPELANASTLKPEVVSGLDILIVRELTGDIYFGQPRGIRTNEAGEREGFNTMLYAESEIRRIGHVAFQAAQKRGKKLCSVDKANVLETTEFWKEIMTDLAKEYPDVELSHMLVDNAAMQLVKAPKQFDVVVTGNIFGDILSDEASMLTGSIGMLPSASLDANNKGLYEPSHGSAPDIAGKDVANPLATILSVAMMLRYTFNNEAAAQRVENAVKKVLAQGLRTADIYEAGTTKVGCSAMGDAVVAAM
- the rlmJ gene encoding 23S rRNA (adenine(2030)-N(6))-methyltransferase RlmJ, giving the protein MLSYRHAFHAGNHADVLKHAVEVLLLDYLNQKEKPWWYIDTHAGAGVYSLTEGYATKNAEFETGIARIWQRNDLPEALKKYVKVVKDLNAGQDQLMFYPGSPFVAQALQRFDDKLRLFELHTNDAKLLADNFASAGKKAQVVHADGFASIKGVLPPPPRRSLMLIDPPYEDKHDYVRVADTMKLALERFATGVYAIWYPQLARVEVKEMLDKLKKTPAKGWLHVSLTVQSPSLDGFGMHGSGMFVFNPPWTLASELETIMPYLVKHLGLDSGARYTLEHHSA
- a CDS encoding EAL domain-containing protein, translated to MIWWLALSIALCVALLIYALRARRLRQRYQALVDSIPDLAWAKDVDGRFVVVNRAFCDIWQVSDAKQLIGKDDFYLSPPHLAEQYKADDQKIIQSGEAIRAEHPFDHVIDGKRWMELIKVPVYEGRHIIGTAGIARDISDRKQAQEQLQWLAWHDPLTQLFNRSYLEQQLAVWIENGLGFALWLIDLDHFKRINDALGHAAGDSALLQVAQRLQRLSEQVFRLGGDEFVILAPQSQLQHIDDQLLGFLSEPIRIEELEFLLGFTAGRVLYPQDGSTAGQLIKHADIALYQGKSEGRGKISVFQSAMATSAVLQLELERELRQALAHQQFRLVYQPQVRLSDKQLIGFEALIRWHQPERGEVSPADFIPFAEQTGIIAAIGDWALDQAITQVQLWAEQGLPVVPVSVNVSALQLTHLDFADSVIQRVRRLPYFLQDKIELELTESTIMQMASLQSLRTLTRAGIAVHMDDFGTGYSNLAQLSRMSLSKLKFDRSLIQNVQDNQAHQQVCRALVDLAHALQLEVVAEGVETEAEAQWLNEQGVQFVQGYWFSRPLEHQDAGDYLLRGMLR
- a CDS encoding IS110 family transposase yields the protein MATATLIGLDIGKHTFHAIAQDVAGHVLYKRQFTRTGLIEFLATHPPCRIVMEACAGAHWLARKLIEFGHHAQLIAPQYIRPFVTGNKNDFIDAHAICEAACRPSMRYVAIKSMQQQAVSSLHRMREARMAERIQTTNQIHALLLEFGITLPLGMRGIRQVPTLLATPSDDLPVMVRQILLQQFEHVLLLERLIQVLDQQIATEARSNDVATRLMTIPGIGPITASQLAADAGNAKGYGKARDFAASLGLVPRQHSTGGKAKLLGISRRGDKSLRRLLVQCAHVIMLNATRWNSAIAEWTRELMVRRHGNVVACAVANKLARVVWAILATGDEYHPHPRTLHEKQTAGRTGGE